Proteins co-encoded in one Azospirillum brasilense genomic window:
- a CDS encoding tetratricopeptide repeat protein, whose translation MNQPPDQASPTTPEEVAARLGDAVAHHRAGRLADAERDYRAVLVADPHHPDALHLLGVLALQAGHPGPAVALIEEAIRQAGGVADYHDNLGSALAALNRHAEAADAHRMAAALNPLSAQPRHNLGNAFQAQALPGLAALAFTAAVEIEPGYAKAWFNLGNALRAQNRLDDALHAFARAAVLAPAMVEAHTNLSDALSAAGRLDEALAQARAALRLRPDDPKAHHTLGTALQRKGAYEGAEIAYREALKRAPDNPVTLNDLGGVLLKLGLPAQAERCFRKVLSRNPHAVEAIHNLGNALRAQGQFTKAEACYEEALAHDPNLASASDNLAVIALLHGRLERGWEGYERRFAAGRVLPDRRIDAPRWRGEGLRRRRLMIWREQGIGDEILFASCYGDVIAWGGGPVTIETDPRLVSLFARSFPRATVRAETLDAEGRETVVPPDADLQIPAGSLPGLLRGALDSFDQFAPWLKPDPARTALWRERLDALGPGLKVGIAWRSHLATPEHKAAYTTLDQWGPLFAVPGVVFVNLQYGDCAAEIAAAEARFGVTIHRWDDLDLRDDFEGAAALTANLDLVITPATAAGELAGALGVPVWRFGHRDWTQLGTGVRPWFPTMRLFQPRPGESFDDVLAGMARRLAAMRPAPELAAAPPPPPAPSADPDALLNDAIALHRSGRLDDAMAAYRAILDLVPRHSDALHLLGLTEHQVGHHAQAEAHIAAALRIDPDFPAAWNHLGLVRQALDRPGQALACFGRAIALRPDFPEAMTHMGLSMNGPDRLAEAKRWHRRSIRLAPANPAAHTNLGFACEVEGRFEDAARHYRRALTLRPDSADTLNNLGTLAKMADRPALCRHFLDRALRVAPGLALAAWNVGLLALADGDLVTGWAGYGRRFSARQLQRARRIALPVWNGEPLRGRRLLVWPEQGLGDEILFASVFGDLKDSGGTVVLECDPRLVSIYARAFPWAVVRAESVTADGRERFDPPDCDLQIAAGSLPALRRDRIERFPARPFFLSPDAERAVFWRQRVDALGPGLKVGISWRSQIVTAHREGAYTRITDWLPILEVPGVRVVNLQYGDCSAELASIEPDGVRRVHRWDDLDLKNDLEGVAALMAALDLVILPATAAGELAGALGVPVWRLGGRDWTWMGTGVRPWFPTQRLIAPHTDETSADVVRRIARMLARMAPKPISDGV comes from the coding sequence ATGAACCAGCCCCCCGACCAGGCTTCGCCGACGACGCCCGAAGAGGTCGCCGCCCGGCTCGGCGACGCCGTCGCCCACCATCGGGCGGGGCGGCTGGCCGACGCGGAGCGCGACTACCGCGCCGTCCTGGTGGCCGACCCGCATCACCCCGACGCGCTGCATCTGCTGGGCGTGCTGGCGCTCCAGGCCGGTCATCCCGGCCCCGCCGTCGCGCTGATCGAGGAAGCCATCCGGCAGGCCGGCGGCGTCGCCGACTACCACGACAATCTGGGAAGCGCGCTCGCCGCGCTGAACCGTCACGCCGAGGCGGCGGACGCGCACCGCATGGCCGCCGCCCTGAATCCCCTGTCGGCCCAGCCGCGCCACAATCTGGGCAACGCCTTCCAGGCGCAGGCACTGCCGGGATTGGCGGCGCTGGCCTTCACCGCGGCGGTGGAGATTGAGCCCGGCTACGCCAAAGCCTGGTTCAATCTCGGCAACGCGCTGCGCGCCCAGAACCGCCTGGATGACGCCCTGCACGCCTTCGCCCGCGCCGCGGTGCTGGCCCCCGCGATGGTCGAGGCCCACACCAATCTCAGCGACGCGCTGAGCGCCGCCGGGCGGCTGGACGAGGCGCTGGCCCAGGCCCGCGCCGCGCTGCGGCTGCGGCCCGATGACCCGAAGGCCCATCACACTCTCGGCACAGCCCTGCAGCGCAAGGGCGCCTACGAGGGCGCGGAGATCGCCTACCGCGAGGCGCTGAAGCGCGCGCCGGACAACCCGGTGACGTTGAACGATTTGGGCGGCGTTCTCCTGAAGCTGGGACTCCCCGCCCAGGCCGAGCGGTGCTTCCGCAAGGTGCTCAGCCGGAACCCGCACGCCGTCGAAGCCATCCACAACCTCGGCAACGCGCTTCGGGCGCAGGGGCAGTTCACCAAGGCGGAAGCCTGCTACGAGGAGGCGCTGGCCCACGATCCGAACCTTGCCAGCGCCAGCGACAACCTCGCCGTCATCGCCCTTCTGCACGGACGGCTGGAGCGCGGCTGGGAGGGCTATGAACGGCGCTTCGCCGCCGGCCGGGTTCTGCCCGACCGGCGGATCGATGCGCCGCGCTGGCGGGGCGAGGGGCTGCGCCGGCGCCGTCTGATGATCTGGCGGGAACAGGGAATCGGGGACGAGATCCTGTTCGCCTCCTGCTACGGCGATGTGATCGCCTGGGGCGGTGGGCCGGTGACCATCGAGACCGACCCACGGCTGGTCAGCCTGTTCGCCCGTTCCTTCCCGCGCGCGACGGTGCGGGCGGAAACGCTGGACGCCGAAGGGCGGGAGACGGTGGTTCCCCCGGATGCCGACCTCCAGATACCGGCGGGCAGCCTGCCGGGCCTGTTGCGGGGAGCGCTGGACTCCTTCGACCAGTTCGCTCCCTGGCTGAAACCCGATCCGGCCCGCACCGCCCTGTGGCGGGAGCGGCTGGACGCGCTGGGGCCGGGCCTGAAGGTCGGCATCGCATGGCGCAGCCATCTGGCGACTCCCGAGCACAAGGCCGCCTACACCACGCTCGACCAGTGGGGGCCGCTGTTCGCCGTTCCGGGGGTGGTGTTCGTCAATCTGCAGTATGGGGATTGCGCGGCGGAGATCGCGGCGGCGGAGGCGCGCTTCGGCGTGACCATCCACCGTTGGGACGATCTGGACCTGAGGGACGATTTCGAAGGCGCGGCGGCGCTGACCGCCAATCTGGACCTCGTCATCACCCCGGCGACGGCGGCAGGCGAACTGGCCGGCGCTCTGGGCGTTCCGGTGTGGCGCTTCGGGCACCGCGACTGGACGCAGCTCGGCACCGGTGTCCGCCCCTGGTTCCCGACGATGCGCCTGTTCCAACCGCGCCCCGGCGAATCCTTCGACGACGTGCTGGCGGGCATGGCGCGCCGCCTCGCCGCGATGCGGCCCGCTCCCGAGCTTGCGGCCGCTCCGCCTCCACCGCCGGCGCCTTCCGCCGATCCGGATGCCCTGCTGAACGACGCCATCGCCCTGCACCGCTCCGGGCGGCTGGACGACGCCATGGCGGCCTACCGCGCCATCCTCGATCTGGTGCCACGGCACAGCGACGCGCTTCACCTTCTCGGCCTGACCGAGCATCAGGTCGGCCATCACGCGCAGGCGGAGGCACACATCGCAGCCGCGCTCCGGATCGATCCGGATTTCCCCGCGGCCTGGAACCATCTGGGCCTCGTCCGGCAAGCCCTGGACCGCCCGGGCCAAGCCCTCGCCTGTTTCGGCCGCGCCATCGCGCTGCGCCCGGACTTCCCCGAGGCGATGACCCACATGGGGCTGAGCATGAACGGGCCGGACCGGCTGGCCGAGGCCAAGCGCTGGCACCGCCGGTCCATCCGTCTCGCTCCGGCCAACCCGGCGGCCCACACCAACCTGGGTTTCGCCTGCGAGGTCGAGGGACGCTTCGAAGACGCCGCGCGCCATTACCGGCGCGCGCTGACCCTGCGGCCGGACTCCGCCGACACCCTGAACAACCTGGGCACCCTCGCCAAGATGGCGGATCGGCCCGCCCTCTGCCGGCACTTCCTCGATCGCGCCCTGCGGGTGGCCCCCGGGCTGGCGCTCGCCGCCTGGAACGTCGGGCTGCTGGCCCTGGCGGACGGCGACCTCGTCACCGGCTGGGCCGGCTACGGGCGGCGTTTCTCCGCCCGCCAGCTTCAGCGGGCGCGCCGCATCGCGCTGCCCGTCTGGAATGGGGAGCCTCTGCGCGGGCGCCGCCTGCTGGTCTGGCCTGAACAGGGATTGGGCGACGAAATCCTCTTCGCCTCCGTTTTTGGTGACCTGAAGGACAGCGGCGGCACCGTGGTTCTGGAATGCGACCCGCGCCTGGTGTCCATCTACGCCCGCGCCTTCCCTTGGGCCGTTGTCCGGGCGGAGTCCGTCACCGCCGATGGACGGGAGCGGTTCGACCCGCCGGACTGCGATCTGCAGATCGCCGCCGGCTCCCTTCCCGCTCTGCGGCGAGACCGGATTGAGCGTTTCCCAGCCCGCCCGTTCTTCCTGTCCCCCGATGCGGAGCGGGCCGTTTTCTGGCGGCAGCGGGTGGACGCGCTCGGCCCCGGCCTGAAGGTGGGCATCAGTTGGCGCAGCCAGATCGTCACGGCGCACCGCGAAGGCGCCTACACCCGGATCACCGACTGGCTGCCGATTTTGGAGGTGCCGGGCGTTCGCGTCGTCAACCTGCAATACGGGGACTGCTCCGCCGAACTGGCTTCCATTGAGCCGGATGGCGTGCGGCGTGTCCATCGCTGGGACGATCTGGACCTGAAGAACGATTTGGAGGGGGTGGCGGCCCTGATGGCGGCGCTCGACCTCGTCATCCTGCCCGCCACCGCCGCCGGTGAGTTGGCGGGCGCCCTGGGGGTTCCGGTCTGGCGGTTGGGGGGCCGCGATTGGACCTGGATGGGCACCGGGGTACGGCCCTGGTTCCCCACCCAAAGGCTGATCGCCCCACACACCGACGAGACCTCCGCCGACGTGGTCCGCCGGATCGCCCGGATGCTGGCCCGGATGGCGCCAAAACCTATCTCCGACGGGGTATGA
- a CDS encoding tetratricopeptide repeat protein, with amino-acid sequence MSEPSDPPRSPSPRPGLLARGAGRLGGLAAQAMRLYADANALASDGLAAEAEAAYRRTLALNPRFAEAHNNLGNVLRALGRAEEAVAAYREALACGLDHPLVHYNLASALKAAGDAAPAERHFRRALVEEPAYAEAFNNLANLLREGDRLTESAMAYRRALALRPDWDEAHDNLSGALYLLHEEGRHEEAAWFARLWLRDHPDHPMARHIGAAIAGLDAGERASDAYVRQVFDLFAGEFDDKLLGELGYRAPTLLAEALADAGIAADGTLDVLDAGCGTGLCGPFLRGPARRLVGVDLSPGMLERAAARGLYDALEEAELGAFLAERPAAFDLIVAADVLCYFGALDGVLARAAAALRPGGRLAFTVERLEEGGAPWRVSPHGRYAHTEGHVRDALSAAGLTVLRLAPDTLRHESGAPVAGLVVLAARP; translated from the coding sequence GTGTCCGAGCCGAGCGATCCGCCCCGTTCCCCGTCGCCGCGTCCGGGCCTGCTCGCCCGGGGCGCGGGGAGGCTGGGCGGTCTGGCCGCTCAGGCCATGCGCCTCTACGCGGACGCCAACGCCCTGGCCTCGGACGGGCTGGCCGCGGAGGCGGAGGCCGCCTATCGCCGGACGCTGGCGCTGAACCCGCGCTTCGCGGAGGCGCACAACAACCTGGGCAACGTGCTGCGCGCGCTTGGCCGCGCCGAGGAGGCGGTTGCCGCCTACCGCGAGGCGCTGGCCTGCGGTCTCGACCATCCGCTGGTCCATTACAATCTGGCCTCGGCCCTGAAGGCGGCGGGCGACGCGGCGCCGGCCGAGCGGCATTTCCGCCGGGCGCTGGTCGAGGAGCCGGCCTACGCGGAAGCCTTCAACAACCTGGCCAACCTGCTGCGCGAGGGCGACCGGCTGACCGAGTCCGCCATGGCCTACCGCCGCGCGCTGGCCTTGCGGCCCGACTGGGACGAGGCGCACGACAACCTGTCCGGCGCCCTCTACCTGCTTCACGAGGAGGGACGGCACGAGGAGGCGGCGTGGTTCGCCCGGCTGTGGCTGCGCGATCATCCCGACCATCCGATGGCCCGCCACATCGGCGCCGCCATCGCCGGCCTGGACGCCGGCGAACGGGCGTCCGACGCCTATGTCCGGCAGGTGTTCGACCTGTTCGCCGGGGAGTTCGACGACAAGCTGCTGGGCGAACTGGGCTACCGCGCCCCGACGCTGCTCGCCGAGGCGCTGGCCGACGCCGGGATCGCGGCGGACGGGACGCTGGACGTGCTGGACGCCGGTTGTGGCACCGGCCTGTGCGGCCCCTTCCTGCGCGGCCCGGCCCGCCGTCTGGTCGGGGTGGACCTGTCGCCGGGCATGCTGGAGCGCGCCGCCGCCCGCGGCCTGTACGACGCATTGGAGGAGGCGGAACTCGGCGCTTTCCTGGCGGAGCGCCCGGCGGCCTTCGATCTGATCGTGGCCGCCGACGTGCTGTGCTACTTCGGCGCGCTGGACGGGGTGCTGGCGCGGGCCGCCGCGGCGCTGCGTCCCGGTGGGCGGCTGGCCTTCACGGTGGAGCGGCTGGAGGAGGGCGGGGCGCCCTGGCGGGTCAGCCCGCACGGCCGCTACGCCCATACGGAGGGTCATGTGCGGGACGCTCTGAGCGCCGCGGGGCTGACCGTCCTGCGCCTCGCTCCGGACACTCTGCGCCATGAGAGTGGCGCGCCGGTGGCGGGGCTGGTGGTGCTGGCCGCGCGGCCCTGA
- a CDS encoding BON domain-containing protein translates to MSGFGRLWALVGMAAVAGLASGCAPVVLGAAGGTAVVAASEHRGLSGFASDTEIKARINHLWFQHSLEMHSRIGLTVDQGRVLLTGRATDAQMRLDAVRLCWQVEGVKEVINEIQVDTDSGIMDSARDTWITTQLRTKLTFDSQIHSQNFSIDTVNGVVYLMGLATHQGELDRVIEHARTLPNVQRVVNYARVL, encoded by the coding sequence GTGTCGGGGTTTGGCCGCCTTTGGGCGCTGGTCGGGATGGCCGCTGTGGCGGGCCTTGCGTCTGGCTGCGCGCCCGTCGTGCTGGGCGCCGCCGGGGGCACCGCCGTCGTCGCGGCCAGCGAGCACCGGGGCCTGTCCGGCTTCGCCTCGGACACCGAGATCAAGGCGCGCATCAATCACCTGTGGTTCCAGCACTCGCTGGAGATGCACAGCCGGATCGGCCTGACGGTCGACCAGGGCCGCGTGCTGCTGACCGGCCGCGCCACCGACGCCCAGATGCGCCTCGACGCCGTGCGCCTGTGCTGGCAGGTGGAGGGCGTCAAGGAAGTCATCAACGAGATCCAGGTGGACACCGACTCGGGCATCATGGACAGCGCCCGCGACACCTGGATCACCACGCAGCTGCGCACCAAGCTGACGTTCGATTCACAAATTCATAGCCAGAATTTCAGCATCGATACCGTCAACGGCGTCGTCTATCTCATGGGTCTGGCCACCCACCAGGGCGAGCTCGACCGCGTGATCGAGCACGCCCGCACGCTGCCGAACGTCCAGCGTGTCGTCAACTACGCCCGCGTCCTCTAG
- a CDS encoding N-acetylmuramoyl-L-alanine amidase family protein yields the protein MERRRLLQLALTVPLAGAGALLFPHAAGAQAKPRPAARPRMVVLDPGHGGIDPGAIGARGTQEKEITLHIAQEVGRLLSRQHKLGVTLTRDGDRFLALGERVDAARAARADLFVSIHADSAPNREARGLSAYTLSEKSSDSFAAALARKENAVDRLGGVDVKDAKKAVKEILLDLTARHTKHAALVARHAIVKGAGKDMPLLDNPMRSANFAVLKAPDVPSVLLETGFLSNPKDEAILRDPKARQRIARVLAREIAGLVTRAPFA from the coding sequence ATGGAACGCAGACGTCTTCTCCAGCTGGCGCTGACCGTCCCCCTCGCCGGGGCCGGCGCCTTGCTGTTCCCGCACGCCGCGGGCGCCCAGGCCAAGCCCCGCCCGGCGGCGCGGCCGCGCATGGTGGTGCTCGACCCCGGCCACGGCGGCATCGACCCGGGCGCCATCGGTGCCCGGGGCACCCAGGAAAAGGAAATCACCCTGCACATCGCGCAGGAGGTCGGGCGCCTCCTGTCACGGCAGCACAAGCTGGGCGTGACGCTGACCCGCGACGGCGACCGCTTCCTGGCGCTGGGCGAGCGGGTGGACGCCGCGCGCGCGGCGCGGGCCGACCTGTTCGTGTCCATCCACGCCGACAGCGCGCCCAACCGCGAGGCCCGCGGCCTGTCGGCCTACACCCTGTCCGAAAAAAGCTCCGACTCCTTCGCCGCGGCGCTGGCGCGCAAGGAGAACGCCGTGGACCGGCTGGGCGGCGTCGACGTCAAGGACGCCAAGAAGGCCGTCAAGGAGATCCTGCTCGACCTGACGGCGCGCCACACCAAGCACGCGGCGCTGGTGGCCCGGCACGCCATCGTGAAGGGGGCCGGCAAGGACATGCCGCTGCTCGACAACCCGATGCGCTCGGCCAACTTCGCGGTGCTCAAGGCGCCGGACGTCCCGTCCGTCCTGCTGGAAACCGGCTTCCTGTCGAATCCGAAGGACGAGGCGATCCTGCGCGACCCCAAGGCGCGGCAGAGGATCGCCCGCGTTCTCGCGCGCGAAATCGCCGGGCTGGTGACGCGCGCTCCCTTCGCCTAG
- a CDS encoding MotA/TolQ/ExbB proton channel family protein — translation MSDAVSDAMADDAQNVPVHSHVPTVRRRRGGQLTAGLSLVSQRYLLLLRFAVVNAAGFALLAAAWAEGLIDPIVATDSTHLCLLIFLVFLAGLGLSAQRILRTSRELNRAKEFDPSVPSRAARYLAEVRGRDSGARSIAASSLKFKLSARIGTVRQISSTLVILGLIGTVIGFIMALSGVDPEKAGDIAAIGPMVSKLIEGMAVALYTTLVGGVLNIWLNINIGLLSGATVNLITEIVAVGERHAGP, via the coding sequence ATGTCGGACGCTGTTTCGGACGCCATGGCCGATGACGCCCAGAACGTCCCCGTTCATTCCCACGTGCCCACCGTGCGCCGCCGCCGCGGCGGCCAACTGACCGCCGGCCTGTCGCTGGTGTCGCAACGCTACCTGCTGCTTCTGCGCTTCGCGGTGGTCAACGCCGCCGGTTTCGCCCTTCTCGCCGCCGCCTGGGCGGAAGGGCTGATCGACCCCATCGTCGCCACCGACAGCACGCATCTCTGCCTGCTGATCTTCCTGGTCTTCCTGGCCGGGCTGGGGCTGTCGGCGCAGCGCATCCTGCGCACCAGCCGCGAACTGAACCGCGCCAAGGAATTCGATCCCTCCGTCCCGTCGCGCGCCGCGCGCTATCTGGCGGAGGTCCGCGGGCGGGATTCCGGTGCGCGGTCGATCGCCGCGTCGTCCCTGAAATTCAAGCTGTCGGCGCGCATCGGCACGGTGCGGCAGATCTCCTCGACCCTGGTGATCCTCGGGCTGATCGGTACCGTCATCGGCTTCATCATGGCCCTGTCGGGCGTCGACCCGGAGAAGGCCGGCGACATCGCCGCCATCGGCCCGATGGTGTCGAAGCTGATCGAGGGGATGGCCGTCGCGCTCTACACCACGCTGGTCGGCGGCGTCCTGAACATCTGGCTGAACATCAACATCGGCCTGCTGTCGGGCGCCACGGTGAACCTGATCACCGAGATCGTCGCCGTGGGGGAACGCCATGCAGGCCCTTGA
- the purU gene encoding formyltetrahydrofolate deformylase produces the protein MSGTASEYILTVSCPDAVGIVYAVSGFLAERSCNIIDSAQFGDRGTNLFFLRIHFSAEPSGPSQAELQAAFAEQVAERFGMTWKLHDAGRRQRVLIMVSKFGHCLNDLLYRYRTGYLPIEIPAIVSNHRDFYQLAAWHNIPFHYLPLTSDTKAQQEARLLEIAEQEKVDLVVLARYMQVLSPALCERMAGRVINIHHSFLPSFKGAKPYHQAHARGVKLIGATAHYVTSNLDEGPIIEQEAERVDHTMTPDDLVAIGRDIENIVLARAVRYHVEHRVLLNGGRTVVFK, from the coding sequence ATGTCCGGCACCGCTTCTGAATACATCCTCACCGTCTCGTGCCCCGACGCCGTGGGCATCGTCTACGCCGTGTCGGGCTTCCTGGCCGAGCGGTCGTGCAACATCATCGACAGCGCGCAGTTCGGCGACCGCGGGACCAATCTGTTCTTCCTGCGCATCCATTTCTCCGCCGAGCCGTCGGGGCCGTCGCAGGCGGAGCTTCAGGCGGCCTTCGCCGAGCAGGTGGCCGAACGCTTCGGCATGACCTGGAAGCTGCACGACGCCGGGCGGCGCCAGCGGGTGCTGATCATGGTCTCGAAGTTCGGGCATTGCCTGAACGACCTGCTCTACCGCTACCGCACCGGCTATCTGCCGATCGAGATTCCGGCCATCGTCTCCAACCACCGCGACTTCTACCAGCTCGCGGCGTGGCACAACATTCCCTTCCATTACCTGCCGCTGACCAGCGACACCAAGGCCCAGCAGGAGGCCAGGCTGCTGGAGATCGCGGAGCAGGAGAAGGTCGATCTGGTCGTGCTCGCCCGCTACATGCAGGTGCTGTCGCCGGCCCTGTGCGAGCGGATGGCCGGGCGGGTCATCAACATCCACCATTCCTTCCTGCCCAGCTTCAAGGGCGCCAAGCCGTACCACCAGGCGCACGCCCGCGGCGTGAAGCTGATCGGCGCCACCGCCCACTACGTCACCTCGAACCTGGACGAGGGGCCGATCATCGAGCAGGAGGCGGAGCGCGTCGACCACACGATGACGCCCGACGACCTGGTGGCCATCGGGCGCGACATCGAGAACATCGTGCTGGCTCGGGCGGTCCGCTACCACGTCGAACACCGCGTCCTGCTGAACGGCGGGCGCACGGTCGTCTTCAAGTAA
- a CDS encoding response regulator, producing the protein MDQNTRHLMEHLPYLRRYARALTGTSTQGDALVTRTLEWCLDGPGGSAASDLSRGSLYRYLNQLQDSSGARAGSPGGHPVEAALHSLDEMDRRLYLLVNLEDLPVADAATVLGIAPEDAVERLNFARERVRSKLTATILIVEDDAIIAFDLAETVRGMGHTVCGNAATMDEALTLASRHSPTLALMDIRLAEGDNGIEVARELRRKRFLPVIFVTAFPNELAKQGLEHLGPVIPKPFTREQIEQAITRAVFTPHPEEASLAMKH; encoded by the coding sequence ATGGATCAGAACACCCGCCACCTGATGGAACATCTGCCTTATCTGCGACGCTACGCGCGGGCCTTGACCGGCACGTCGACGCAGGGGGATGCCCTGGTGACGCGCACGCTGGAATGGTGCCTGGACGGGCCGGGAGGGTCGGCGGCATCGGACCTGTCGCGCGGCTCGCTCTACCGGTACCTGAACCAGTTGCAGGACAGCTCGGGCGCCCGGGCCGGCTCGCCCGGTGGCCATCCGGTCGAAGCGGCGCTGCACAGCCTGGACGAGATGGACCGGCGGCTCTACCTGCTGGTCAACCTGGAGGACCTGCCGGTCGCCGATGCCGCCACCGTTCTGGGCATCGCCCCGGAAGACGCTGTGGAACGGTTGAACTTCGCGCGCGAGCGGGTGCGGTCGAAGCTGACGGCGACGATCCTGATCGTCGAGGACGACGCCATCATCGCCTTCGATCTGGCGGAGACGGTGCGCGGCATGGGCCACACCGTCTGCGGCAACGCCGCCACCATGGACGAGGCGCTGACTTTGGCGTCCCGCCACTCCCCGACGCTGGCGCTGATGGACATCCGTCTGGCCGAGGGCGACAACGGGATCGAGGTGGCGCGGGAACTCCGCCGCAAGCGCTTCCTGCCGGTGATCTTCGTCACCGCCTTCCCCAACGAACTGGCCAAGCAGGGGCTGGAGCATCTCGGCCCGGTGATCCCCAAGCCTTTCACCCGCGAGCAGATCGAACAGGCGATCACCCGCGCGGTCTTCACCCCCCACCCCGAGGAAGCCTCGCTCGCCATGAAGCACTGA
- a CDS encoding MarR family winged helix-turn-helix transcriptional regulator, whose amino-acid sequence MKGPATAAAETSAEAQGDVSVDVEAAADLAASPEMRLWLRLSACAVLIGARLRSRLRDEFSTTQPRFDLLSLLDRQPEGLTMGELSKRMMVTNGNVTGIVERLSVDGLVTRAAASNDRRMQFVRITPEGSALAQAIAAAQRRWLAELTAGMPHGDVVQLMGLLGKLKNTVRGGGVRG is encoded by the coding sequence GTGAAGGGACCCGCCACCGCAGCGGCCGAGACATCGGCCGAGGCGCAGGGGGACGTGTCGGTCGATGTGGAGGCTGCGGCTGACCTTGCCGCCTCCCCGGAGATGCGCCTCTGGTTGCGTCTTTCGGCGTGCGCCGTTCTGATCGGCGCCCGGCTGCGCAGCCGTTTGCGCGACGAGTTCAGCACCACCCAGCCGCGTTTCGACCTGCTGAGCCTGCTCGACCGCCAGCCGGAGGGGCTGACCATGGGCGAGTTGTCGAAACGCATGATGGTCACCAACGGCAACGTCACCGGCATTGTAGAACGGCTGTCCGTGGACGGGCTGGTCACGCGCGCCGCGGCGTCGAACGACCGGCGCATGCAGTTCGTCCGGATCACTCCCGAAGGCAGCGCCCTGGCGCAGGCCATCGCGGCGGCGCAACGCCGCTGGCTGGCCGAGCTGACGGCGGGAATGCCCCACGGCGACGTGGTCCAGTTGATGGGTTTGTTGGGAAAGCTCAAGAACACGGTGCGTGGTGGAGGCGTCAGGGGATGA